The genomic DNA TCAATTTGGTTAGATTCTCTTTTTCTTCCAAGAGATTGACATGACTATCACCATTCTCATCACGGGTAACATAGCTGACAAACGGAATCATCTTGTTGCCTAACTCATCTAACAAAACTGGATTATGCGTCGTACAGAGCACATCAACCTGGCGCTGTCGTGACAAGTCCTTCAACATATCAACCAACTCCTTAGCACGAGAAGGATGCAAGCCATTATCCACCTCTTCGATAAGCAATAAACTATGAGGTGCAACCGCCAAAAGAGCTACGACAATCGCTATAAAACGAAGCGTACCATCACTCATACCTCTTGCATCAACAGGTTGTTCGGGATTCCAATCCTCATAATAATAAAGCATGTCATCCGACTTAATCAGGCTAACAGGCTCAGATATCACCTTGTTAATATCACGCTCAGGAAGTGGTCGAACATAGCTAGACACCAGTGCTTCCACCTTCTTCTTTTCCTCAGGTGCCAATGCACATAAAACGCCAGCTACATTACTACCATCAGACTTCAACTCTTTTGAAATCTTGCAGTAATCACGCATCTTAGCAGGAACAGGATCAAGAATGATGATGCTACTATACTTGCCCAAATTGCGGTGAGTTAATAGACCGTGACCTGAA from Segatella copri includes the following:
- a CDS encoding AAA family ATPase — encoded protein: MGKYSSIIILDPVPAKMRDYCKISKELKSDGSNVAGVLCALAPEEKKKVEALVSSYVRPLPERDINKVISEPVSLIKSDDMLYYYEDWNPEQPVDARGMSDGTLRFIAIVVALLAVAPHSLLLIEEVDNGLHPSRAKELVDMLKDLSRQRQVDVLCTTHNPVLLDELGNKMIPFVSYVTRDENGDSHVNLLEEKENLTKLMASGTIGRMMVNDKI